The nucleotide sequence CTTTTATTTTTTTGTTCTTTTATTAGTGATGCTCAGGCCACAAATTCATTTCGATAAAATCGGAATGAATTTTTGTTGTCTAAGAAAATCAATGGGCCTGTAGCTCAGATGGTTAGAGCGCACGCCTGATAAGCGTGAGGTCAGTAGTTCAACTCTACTCAGGCCCACAAACTGGGTGTGTTTATAATAACTATCACCCCAAAAAACTTTGAGTAGTTTTTGGGGCTATAGCTCAACTGGGAGAGCGCCGCCCTTGCAAGGCGGAGGTTATCGGTTCGATCCCGATTAGCTCCACAAAGGTTAATTCCTGAAAATTGTTCTTTGAAAGATTGGAAGAGTAAAAATTAATTTCGAGATATTCGGAAAAAATTTTACTGAGCTTGTAAAAAATATAGAGAATGCGAAATCTATCTGTTTATAAAAATTTTTGGTTAAGTTATTAAGGGCACACGGTGAATGCCTTGGTACGGATAGGCGATGAAGGACGCGACTACCTGCGATAAGCCACGGATAGGTGGAAATAACCTAAGACCCGTGGATTTCCGAATGGGGCAACCCATCCCGAGTAATGTTGGGATATCTGCAACTGAATCCATAGGTTGTACGAAGCTAACCCGGGGAACTGAAACATCTAAGTACCCGGTGGAAGAAAAAACAATAGTGATTTCCTTAGTAGTGGCGAGCGAAAAGGAAATAGCCTAAACTGTATGACGTGTTAAAGGTGGTAACCCTTGCGTCAACAGAGTTGTGGGGCTTGTTCAGGCTGAATTACCACTAAGCCGAAGAGTCAAAAATTATATTGCTAGCTGAAAGTTCTGGAAAGTTCTACCATAGAAGGTGATAGTCCTGTAAGCGAAAGTAATATAACTCTTTGGAACAAGATCCCAAGTACCGCGAAATAAGTGGAAGTTTGTGGGAATCTGCCAGAACCATCTGGTAAGGCTAAATACTCATCCGTAACCGATAGTGAACAAGTACCGTGAGGGAAAGGTGAAAAGAACTCCTTGTAGGAGAGTGAAATAGTACCTGAACCCGTGTGCTTACAAACGGTTGGAGTCCCGATTTATCGGGATGACAGCGTGCCTTTTGGATAATGAGCCAACGAGTTACTCGTATGTTGCAAGGTTAATTCCCTAAGGGAAGCAGCCACAGCGAAAGCGAGTCCTAATCGGGCGATTGAAGTAACATGCGGTAGACGCGAAACCGGGTGATCTACCCTTGTCCAGGATGAAGTGAGGGTAAAACCTCATGGAGGTCCGAACTATTGCGGGTTGAAAACTGCTTGGATGAGATGAGGGTAGGGGTGAAAGGCCAATCAAACTCGGAAATAGCTCGTATTCCTCGAAATAGCTTTAGGGCTAGCCTCGATTAATAGTATGCGGGAGGTAGAGCACTGATTGGGCTAGGGCTGTCACAACGGTACCAAACCCAGACAAACTCCGAATGCCCGTCATATGTTTTTCGGGAGTCAGGCTGTGAGGGATAAGCTTCACGGCCAAGAGGGGAACAACCCAGACCACCAACTAAGGTCCCTAAATAATAGTTAACAGAGAAAGGATGTTAAGTTGCTTAGACAACTAGGATGTTGGCTTAGAAGCAGCCATTCATTTAAAGAGTGCGTAATAGCTCACTAGTCAAGCGACTTAGCGTCGACAATACACGGGACTTAAACTATTTACCGAAGTTGTGGATCCGGCATTAGCCGGGTGGTAGAGGAACATTCTATATGCATCGAAGGTTAACTGCGAGGTTAACTGGAGCGTATAGAAAAGCAAATGTTGGCATTAGTAACGATAATCTCGGTGCAAAACCGAGACGCCGAAAATCTAAGGTTTCCTGAGCAATGTTAGTCATCTCAGGGTTAGTCGGATCCTAAGCTGAGGCTGAAAGGCGTAGGTGATGGCAAACAGGTTAATATTCCTGTACCTGGTGAATTTCGTTTGACCGTAAGGAGAGACGCAGGAGTGAAGATCAGCCATCTGTTGGATTAGATGGTCTAAGCATGTAGGCTGAAAGCGTTGGCAAATCCGCGCTTTCTTAAGGCTGAGATGCGAACGGGAGTCCTTTGGACGCAAACTGATCGTAATCATACTGCCGAGAAAATCTTCGTACGGGAGAAATTTATCAGTCCGTACCGCAAACCGACACAGGTAGATGGGATGAGTATTCTAAGGCGCTCGAGTGAGCCGTGGTTAAGGAACTCGGCAAATTAACCCCGTAACTTCGGGAGAAGGGGTGCCTCTTGTAAGTGATGTCCTTCGCGGGCATAGCTGAAAGAGGCCGCAGTGAAATGGCCCAAGCGACTGTTTAACAAAAACACATGTCTCTGCGAAGTCAATCAAGACGATGTATAGGGACTGACACCTGCCCGGTGCTGGAAGGTTAAGAGGAGAGGTTAGCCGCAAGGCGAAGCCTTGAATCGAAGCCCCAGTAAACGGCGGCCGTAACTATAACGGTCCTAAGGTAGCGAAATTCCTTGTCGGGTAAGTTCCGACCTGCACGAATGGTGTAACGATTTGGGCACTGTCTCAACCACGGGCTCGGTGAAATTGTGGTACCGGTGAAGACGCCGGTTACCCGCATATGGACGGAAAGACCCCGTGCACCTTTACTGCACCCTAATATTGGGTTCGGATAGGGCATGTGTAGCATAGGTGGGAGGCTTTGAAGCCGGGACGCTAGTTTCGGTGGAGCCAAAGGTGAAATACCACCCTTGTTTTATTTGGATTCTAACCTCGATCCTTGAATCAGGATTAGGAACAGTGTTAGGCGGGTAGTTTGACTGGGGCGGTCGCCTCCAAAAATGTAACGGAGGCTCTCAATGGTTCCCTCAGCATGGTTGGTAATCATGCGTCGAGTGTAAAGGCACAAGGGAGCTTGACTGCGAGACATACAGGTCGAGCAGGTGCGAAAGCAGGACTTAGTGATCCGACGGCTGCGAGTGGAAGTGCCGTCGCTCAAAGGATAAAAGGTACGCCGGGGATAACAGGCTGATCTTACCCAAGAGTTCATATCGACGGTAAGGTTTGGCACCTCGATGTCGGCTCATCGCATCCTGGGGCTGAAGAAGGTCCCAAGGGTTTGGCTGTTCGCCAATTAAAGCGGTACGTGAGCTGGGTTCAGAACGTCGTGAGACAGTTCGGTCCCTATCCTATGCGGGCGCAGGATACTTGAGAAGGGTCGCTTCTAGTACGAGAGGACCGAAGCGAACGTATCTCTAGTGCACCAATTGTCACGCCAGTGGCATAGTTGGGTAGCTATATACGGTTGTGATAAGCGCTGAAAGCATCTAAGCGCGAAGCACGCTTCAAGATTGGGTATCCCTCAGGCTTAGCCTGACTTAAGACTCCTCGGAGATTACGAGGTTGATAGGCTGCAGGTGTAAGTGTAGTAATATATTTAGCCAAGCAGTACTAATAAGTCGTGAGACTTAACCATTTATTTTTATAAACAGGTTACGTTTCAAATTCTCATACAAGCTCTGCTCTTTCAATCTTCGTTATTTTGATATGTCATTCCGTCCCGACTTTATCGGGATCGGAATCTCTGAGATGCTGAAACAAGTACAGCATAAATTTTTAGATTTTGGTGACTATAGCCTGGGTGATACACCTCTTCCCATTCCGAACAGAGAAGTTAAGACCCAGTACGCCAATGGTACTGCATGCGCAGGTGTGTGGGAGAGTAGGTAGTCGCCAATTTTATTTTTAACCCTGACCATTATATGGTTGGGGTTTATTTTTTTAATAGTGTGTGGGAGTCCCGATTTTCATCGGGATAAAATCCGGTAGTCGCCAATTTTATTTTTAACCCTGACCATTATATGGTTGGGGTTTATTTTTTTAATGGTGTGTGGGAGTCCCGATTTTCATCGGGATACCTGTCCGCCTTTGGTGGAAAATCCGGTAGTCGCCATTTTTTATTTTAAATCACGGAACTCATTATTTGTCATTTGTCTTTCCCAGCCAGGCCAAAACAATTCTCAATTTTCCGTAAGTAATATCAGAAGGTGTACATTCTTTAATTTCGCTTAACCTGATACCTTCCAAATTCAACGGGAAATATTCAGCAATTTTTCTTGCTTCACTGATTGACATAACTTCATCTATTTGAATTAAATTCTGCTTGATTGCTCGCGCTAAATGTCCTTCAATTGTGCTGATGACGAGATTTCTTTCATTTGCTATCTGATTGAGATTCTTTCCTTGTCTAAATAATCTTACTGTTTCTGTAACTGTATCCGTTTTTTCGATTTTGTTCTTTGCGTAAGTACTTCGAAGAATAGGCAGAGTATTTAACACAGCTTCCTTGTTGAAAGATTTTTTATTCTTCAAATAATCTTTGAGAATGAATCCGCTTTTACAATAATTGATGTTAATCAGTTGTTCTGATAACAGATTATTTATGTCAGCTACTATCTTGTCTATCGGCTTTGCCAGTTTTTTTGTTTGAACTTGTAATGGATGGTTAATGAATAAATTCCTCCAGGCATTTATTTCATTATAAAAATAAATCGCTCCATCCTTAATTCTATTTTGCAAGAGATGATTATTTTCTACTAATGCTTTTTCTTTGCTGATCCGAAATATTGCATCTTTAAATTTCTCAGAAGTTTCGGATAATTCAATCTGTTTTGTCATCAGGTTATTTAGCCAGACTATTGTATCAGAAGGAAAATTTGATTGATTCTCATTTAACAGATCACTAAAATCTTTCAGCTTATAATACCAGTTTTTCCAGGTGAAAATATTTTGAAGCTCATGTAAAATAAATTGTTCTCGTGCCTTAAGAAACTGTTGATTAATATCGCTATCTATAATTTTACTTCGCCATTCATTTGGTTCTTTTTGCGAACTTAGTGAATTGCTATTTATTGCACTTATAAGAATGAGTCCTTCTAAAGTTGTGCACCTGCTTAATGCAACATAAACCTGCCCGGATGCAAATGCTCTGCCTGCATCAATAATAACTTTATCAAATGTCAAACCCTGACTTTTATGAATCGTAATTGCCCAGGCAAGCCTTAATGGATATTGCAAAAAATTCCCTAAAACTTCTTCAGTTATTTGTCTGGTCTCAGGATCGAATTTAAATCTGATGTTTCGCCATTCAGATTTCTTTACAATAATTACTTTTTTATCATCTTTACAAAAAACTTTAATACTGTCCCAATCGAGCTCTGTTACAGTGCCGATTTTACCATTAAAATATTGTTTTCCTTCAGTATCATTTTTAAGAAACATTACCTGCGCACCATGTTTAAGTACTAATTCCTTTTCTGCCGGTAAAATGTTTTCAGGAAATTCACCGGTTATATCGGCATTAAAGATATATTCTCGTGAAGTAAGGTTATCTATCTTTCTTTTGTTTATTTCATCTGCCTGGTAGTTGTGTGTAGTTAGTGTAATGTATCCTTCATCATCTTTAGGTGTGAAATTTCTTTTAAGTCGTGAACTTAGCAGATTAAAATTTTCCTCTGATATATTGTTATCACGGATGCCATTAAGTATCTCAATAAACTTATCATCTTTCTGACGATAGATATTTTTCAACTCGATAATAACCGGAAAATTCTCTCGCAAGACGAGACTGTCAAAGAAAAAAATTGATGAGTAGTAATCCTGCAGAATTTTCCATTCTTCATTTTTAATAACAGGGGGAAGCTGATTCAGATCACCAATGAATAAAATTTGTACTCCGCCAAAAGGCTGTTCAGGTATTCTTTTTATATAACGTAGGATAATATCAATCGCATCCACTATATACGAAGCGAGCATGCTTGCTTCATCAATAACAAGTAGATCAATGCTGCTCAATAAATTCAATTTTTCCTTGCTGTAATGAATTCTTGAAAGAAGAGGATGATTTTTAAAATAATCTCTGCTGAGATGAAAAGTATCAGAGGAGGGAAGAATAATTCCAAGTGGAAGTTGGAATAATGAATGAAGTGTAACACCCTGAGCGTTTACCGCTGCAACACCTGTTGGTGCAGCAACAACCATTCTTTTAATTGAGTTATTGCGAAGATATTTGAGGAAAGTTGTTTTTCCTGTTCCCGCTTTACCAGTGAGAAAAATATTCTTGTTTGTTTCGGTTACAAAACGATCGGCGAGATCAAATTCTTCTGTACGATTAATTTCACTCATAGATTTCATTCATAATTGTATATAAAAATATAACTTTTATTTATTTATAGCTATTTAATTGTAAGATTTAATTTTTTAATTCTCTTGATTTGCGTTTATGACTTTTTGTCTTAACTCATTCAGCTTATCTTTGATATAATCGAAAGCATATTTTGGAGGTTTAATGGTTTATTTAATATTAGTTTTGATTCATGTTATTACTGTAATTATTTTTCTTGGTAATATTACAATAGCTCCTTTCTGGAAAATGCGCGCTGAAAAAACAAAAGACAGGTTATATCTGATTAAAACCTGGGAAGGAATAATTCGTGCCGATAAATATTTTACTATGCCGGGTGTTTCAATTTTAACTTTGTTTGGAATAGGTGCTGCTGCACATTTTAAATATAATTTTATTGAAACCGGATGGATTTTCTGGTCAATAATTATGCTTGCAATTTCTGGCGCAGCATTTATGGTAAGAGTGGTTCCTATTCAAAAGAATATTGTTGCGTATTTAACTGATGAATCAAGGTTTAACTGGGATGGCTACAATAAACTTTCAAAACAGTGGGACATTTGGGGTTCGATTGCAACTCTTTCTCCGTGGATTGCTGTTATTTTAATGGTGCTTAAACCTGAAATTTGAATTAAATTATAAATCATCTTTTATCTGATAAAACTAAAGTGGCTTAAATGTTTTCTAAAATTATTTCTCTATCATTTTTAGGTTTCTTCCTTCAATCACAGATTTTTGCAGCAGGTGAAACGGATTTCCCATTGCATTATTATGATGTGGTTGCCGTAATATTTTTAATTTTAATCGTACTATCACTTCTCAGTATCATTTACTTTGAAGGAAAGACAAAAGCTTTAATTGATAAACAATTTTCGCTTTTATCAAAGCATACAGAAATGACTGTTGAACATAGCGGCGATACAGTAAGAGAATCTGACACTAAAATTCCAGCCTGGTTCAGCTTGATTTTCATCTGCACAATTCTTTTCGGTGCTTATTATCTGATTCAATATCATCTGTTTGTATCCGGGCATTCAAATCAAAATGTTTCTACTGTAGATATAAATAACACTTCGGCTGAAAATGG is from Ignavibacteriota bacterium and encodes:
- a CDS encoding AAA family ATPase, which translates into the protein MSEINRTEEFDLADRFVTETNKNIFLTGKAGTGKTTFLKYLRNNSIKRMVVAAPTGVAAVNAQGVTLHSLFQLPLGIILPSSDTFHLSRDYFKNHPLLSRIHYSKEKLNLLSSIDLLVIDEASMLASYIVDAIDIILRYIKRIPEQPFGGVQILFIGDLNQLPPVIKNEEWKILQDYYSSIFFFDSLVLRENFPVIIELKNIYRQKDDKFIEILNGIRDNNISEENFNLLSSRLKRNFTPKDDEGYITLTTHNYQADEINKRKIDNLTSREYIFNADITGEFPENILPAEKELVLKHGAQVMFLKNDTEGKQYFNGKIGTVTELDWDSIKVFCKDDKKVIIVKKSEWRNIRFKFDPETRQITEEVLGNFLQYPLRLAWAITIHKSQGLTFDKVIIDAGRAFASGQVYVALSRCTTLEGLILISAINSNSLSSQKEPNEWRSKIIDSDINQQFLKAREQFILHELQNIFTWKNWYYKLKDFSDLLNENQSNFPSDTIVWLNNLMTKQIELSETSEKFKDAIFRISKEKALVENNHLLQNRIKDGAIYFYNEINAWRNLFINHPLQVQTKKLAKPIDKIVADINNLLSEQLININYCKSGFILKDYLKNKKSFNKEAVLNTLPILRSTYAKNKIEKTDTVTETVRLFRQGKNLNQIANERNLVISTIEGHLARAIKQNLIQIDEVMSISEARKIAEYFPLNLEGIRLSEIKECTPSDITYGKLRIVLAWLGKTNDK
- a CDS encoding DUF2269 family protein gives rise to the protein MVYLILVLIHVITVIIFLGNITIAPFWKMRAEKTKDRLYLIKTWEGIIRADKYFTMPGVSILTLFGIGAAAHFKYNFIETGWIFWSIIMLAISGAAFMVRVVPIQKNIVAYLTDESRFNWDGYNKLSKQWDIWGSIATLSPWIAVILMVLKPEI
- a CDS encoding c-type cytochrome, translating into MFSKIISLSFLGFFLQSQIFAAGETDFPLHYYDVVAVIFLILIVLSLLSIIYFEGKTKALIDKQFSLLSKHTEMTVEHSGDTVRESDTKIPAWFSLIFICTILFGAYYLIQYHLFVSGHSNQNVSTVDINNTSAENGTSKNSNTTVNEENVTQLTDAADLKLGKQIFETNCIACHAADGGGIVGPNLTDEYWLKGGGIKNVFHTIKYGVPDKGMISWQSVLNDKQIQEAASFVLSLQGTKPANPKPPEGEIWKGK